Proteins encoded within one genomic window of Mesobacillus subterraneus:
- the ribE gene encoding riboflavin synthase — protein sequence MFTGIIEEIGTVANIQHGRESFVLTIDARKVLTDVRLGDSIAVNGVCLTVTSYTENRFTVDVMPETVKASSLKAVKRGSKLNLERAMAAGGRFGGHFVAGHVDGVGTIKGKKQIENAVYYEIQVDPELLKYVIMKGSVAVDGTSLTVFGVSEDSLTLSLIPLTLQDTVLGFKDTGDIVNIECDMIGKYVGHFLSNQFPAAIKRGNNITAQFLEDNGFM from the coding sequence ATGTTTACGGGGATTATTGAAGAAATTGGGACTGTCGCGAATATCCAGCATGGAAGGGAGTCATTTGTCCTGACGATTGACGCAAGGAAAGTCCTGACAGATGTCCGCCTTGGGGATAGCATCGCTGTTAACGGGGTGTGCCTGACCGTCACCTCCTATACAGAGAACAGATTTACAGTTGATGTCATGCCTGAAACGGTCAAAGCGTCCAGTTTAAAAGCTGTCAAAAGAGGTTCGAAGCTGAACCTGGAGAGAGCGATGGCAGCGGGCGGCCGGTTCGGCGGACATTTTGTCGCCGGCCATGTGGATGGCGTTGGAACCATTAAAGGGAAAAAGCAAATAGAGAATGCCGTTTACTATGAAATTCAAGTAGATCCCGAATTGCTGAAGTATGTCATCATGAAAGGCTCTGTCGCTGTTGACGGGACGAGCCTGACTGTTTTCGGAGTATCAGAAGACAGCTTGACTCTATCGCTCATCCCGCTCACTTTACAAGATACGGTGTTAGGTTTCAAGGATACAGGTGATATTGTCAACATTGAATGTGACATGATCGGCAAGTATGTAGGTCACTTTTTGAGTAACCAGTTTCCGGCAGCTATAAAACGAGGCAACAATATTACAGCCCAGTTCTTAGAGGATAACGG